In a single window of the Pseudomonas sp. B21-015 genome:
- a CDS encoding DUF1175 domain-containing protein, whose product MESLVTALIRGLGLLALLLGTRTFASEAPALDPQQSQVFRAWFVRIAQEQLTQGPSPRWYQQDCAGLVRFAANEALKVHDDKWLRSNGLSNRYLPPELQLSDAQRGLAQQWQQGGGKVGPYVNAIKLIQFNSHLVGRDLAQARPGDLMFFDQGDDQHLMIWMGRFIAYHTGTTTPTDNGMRSASLQQLMTWKDTRWIPDAANPNFIGVYRLNFLSQ is encoded by the coding sequence ATGGAAAGCCTTGTGACCGCACTCATCCGAGGCCTCGGCCTGCTGGCGTTGTTGCTGGGGACTCGCACCTTTGCCAGCGAAGCCCCGGCGCTCGACCCGCAACAGTCCCAGGTATTCCGCGCCTGGTTCGTGCGCATCGCCCAGGAACAACTGACCCAAGGCCCGAGCCCGCGCTGGTATCAGCAGGACTGTGCCGGGCTGGTGCGGTTTGCCGCCAACGAAGCGCTGAAAGTCCATGACGACAAATGGCTGCGCAGCAATGGCCTGTCCAATCGCTACCTGCCGCCGGAACTGCAACTGAGCGACGCCCAACGCGGCCTCGCCCAGCAATGGCAGCAGGGCGGCGGCAAGGTCGGGCCCTATGTCAACGCGATCAAACTGATCCAGTTCAACAGCCACCTGGTTGGCCGTGATCTGGCCCAGGCCCGGCCCGGCGACTTGATGTTTTTCGATCAGGGCGATGACCAGCACCTGATGATCTGGATGGGCCGCTTCATCGCCTATCACACCGGCACCACTACCCCCACCGACAACGGCATGCGCTCCGCAAGCCTGCAACAACTCATGACATGGAAGGACACCCGATGGATACCCGACGCAGCCAACCCCAACTTCATCGGCGTCTATCGACTGAACTTTCTCTCCCAATGA
- a CDS encoding YfaP family protein: protein MRCVLSLLITLVCAQVAWAEPTAELSEPVGGWRYHGLLDRSENPRVAYPTPPIDRGVQRNRTMIEGQLKALGTLRGPHSLAVNGNPLNLYTDDQGRFARPYAFGAGSNSVEVRSSEGKSLKRVQFYEANDLRTPARIRVVLGWDDPKAELDLHIITPDGRHAFWARPAMSNGGGLDPDGVDGPGPEMFTMTAPMHGTYLVYVNYWGNFGSGGYNFDETSNQNEVITSQINLVLNENTVDEKRETFIVPLRAIGDLLLVKTFNY, encoded by the coding sequence ATGCGTTGTGTTCTTTCACTGCTGATCACGCTGGTCTGTGCCCAGGTTGCGTGGGCCGAGCCCACGGCCGAGTTGTCGGAACCGGTGGGCGGCTGGCGCTATCACGGCCTGTTGGACCGCAGTGAAAATCCGCGAGTCGCCTATCCCACGCCGCCCATCGACCGGGGCGTGCAGCGCAATCGCACGATGATCGAAGGCCAGCTCAAGGCCCTCGGCACACTCCGTGGCCCCCATAGCCTGGCGGTCAACGGCAATCCCCTGAATTTGTACACCGACGACCAAGGGCGTTTTGCCCGGCCGTATGCGTTCGGCGCCGGCTCCAACAGCGTCGAAGTGCGCAGTTCCGAGGGCAAGTCGCTCAAACGCGTCCAATTCTATGAAGCCAACGACCTGCGCACTCCGGCGCGGATTCGCGTGGTGCTGGGCTGGGACGACCCCAAGGCCGAACTCGATCTGCACATCATTACGCCCGATGGCCGACATGCGTTCTGGGCTCGCCCGGCGATGAGCAACGGCGGCGGCCTGGACCCGGACGGGGTCGATGGCCCCGGCCCGGAAATGTTCACCATGACCGCGCCGATGCACGGCACCTACCTGGTTTACGTGAACTATTGGGGCAACTTCGGCAGTGGCGGCTATAACTTCGATGAGACCAGCAACCAGAACGAGGTGATCACCTCGCAAATCAATCTGGTGCTCAACGAAAACACCGTCGACGAAAAACGCGAGACCTTCATCGTGCCTTTGCGGGCGATCGGCGACCTGCTGCTGGTCAAGACTTTCAACTATTAA
- the ispA gene encoding (2E,6E)-farnesyl diphosphate synthase, with the protein MIAAYSATSQARVNAALETLFNPPGPELARLYEAMRYSVMNGGKRVRPLLAYAACEALGGKAEQANGAACAVELIHAYSLVHDDLPAMDDDDLRRGQPTTHKKFDEACAILAGDGLQSLAFSALLDPRLSSSDAETRLQMVSALALAAGPAGMVGGQAIDLGSVGLKLDQKALEYMHRHKTGALIEVSVKLGALASGHAEKDELKSLHSYAQAIGLAFQVQDDILDVESDTETLGKRQGADIARDKPTYPALLGLDAAKVYALELRDQALHALRPFDAAAEPLRDLARYIVDRRS; encoded by the coding sequence ATGATTGCGGCGTATTCGGCCACCAGCCAGGCTCGCGTCAACGCTGCACTGGAAACCCTGTTCAACCCGCCAGGCCCTGAACTCGCTCGCCTCTATGAAGCCATGCGCTACAGCGTGATGAATGGCGGCAAGCGCGTGCGTCCGTTGCTGGCCTACGCCGCGTGTGAAGCACTGGGCGGCAAAGCCGAGCAAGCCAACGGCGCAGCCTGCGCGGTTGAGCTGATCCACGCCTATTCGTTGGTGCACGACGATCTGCCGGCCATGGACGATGACGACCTGCGTCGCGGCCAGCCAACCACCCACAAGAAATTTGACGAAGCCTGTGCGATCCTCGCCGGCGACGGTTTGCAGAGCCTGGCCTTCAGCGCCCTGCTCGACCCGCGCCTGAGCAGCTCGGACGCTGAAACCCGTCTGCAGATGGTCAGCGCTCTGGCGTTGGCGGCAGGTCCGGCGGGGATGGTCGGCGGGCAAGCCATCGACCTCGGCTCGGTGGGTCTGAAGCTCGATCAAAAAGCCCTTGAATACATGCATCGGCACAAGACCGGTGCGTTGATCGAGGTCAGCGTCAAACTCGGCGCCCTGGCCAGCGGTCATGCCGAGAAGGACGAACTGAAGTCCCTGCACAGTTATGCACAGGCCATCGGTCTGGCATTTCAGGTCCAGGACGACATTCTCGACGTCGAAAGTGACACCGAAACCCTCGGCAAACGCCAGGGTGCCGACATCGCCCGGGACAAGCCGACCTACCCGGCCCTGCTCGGCCTCGACGCGGCCAAGGTCTATGCCCTGGAACTGCGCGACCAGGCCCTGCACGCGCTGCGACCGTTTGACGCGGCGGCCGAGCCATTGCGCGATCTGGCTCGGTACATCGTCGATCGCCGCAGCTGA
- a CDS encoding alpha-2-macroglobulin produces the protein MIGARMLRICSKLPLLLALILPLSAVNAEDTVEPSGYTPVAGESFFLLADSSFASDEQAMVRLEAPGRDYRRFRMEPYGGADIRVYRIDKPLDFLKRQKNLHRVVSDGQFKGEGLSNTLAYLWDNWYRKSRRVMQRAFSYESRKQVTEEVPELKMGTAIAAPTPYDAQPQFALIPGLPVVSQFRYPLWQAKPIQPPEGVNLAGSSSEFVSVSPGNVYIPLGNLKPGLYLVEALIGKYRATTMVFVSNTVAVSKIAGDELLVWAARKHEGSSVPKVNVLWTDGLGVMSSGATDADGLLRLKHVSPERSFVIGEDEEGGVFVSENFYYDSEIYDTKLYAFTDRPLYRPGDWVSLKIVGREFKNARDSVAPTAADVNVTVLDATGTALQSLALKLDSKAGTQGRFQLPDNAVAGGYELRFNYKDQAYSSAFRVAEYIKPHFEISLNLAKQDYRTGEPVKGSLVLLYPDGKPVANAKVSLSLRAQQLSMVDNELQYLGQFPVELTSAELTTDAKGNASLDLPAAEKPSRYMLTVFASDGAAYRVKTTKEILIDRGAASFRLSAPQRFSAVGGKVAFSYANEGGSEQSKAVNPSSYSWVRLEDQTSGEGKLAAKDKGFTLTFDRPGTYNLTLKDDHGRVLGATGHSVTGDGVKAVPGTVEIVLDKPEYKAGDEALALITFPEPVSDALLSLERDKVEATALLSKGSDWLKMEKLSDTQYRARIPVKDNFAPNLTFSVLYTKGGQYSFQNAGIKVIAPQIDVAIATDKEAYQPGDTVSVDLTTQFAGKPIPAHLTVSVVDEMIYALQPEVAPTIDQFFYHPRRNNVRTSASLSFISYDVALPGSPGAPGKANRSERGVKVLERPRREDVDTAAWQPELITDANGKTRFTFKMPDSLTRWRITARAIADDGQVGQKKQFVRSEKPLYLKWSGPTKFRNGDKPDLGVFAFSQAEKSVKAELVIHYAGAEQRVPVTLNNGVNYIALPAFALTNGGWTAELVQDGKTADALAVRLTATGEGWQVTQSQSLDVASGDTPLTLPADASDIRLRLDDSPQAVFRSALDDLLSYPYGGVEQTASRLLPLSIAYPTLSSNPQIRDRLRLIMQNSRLRLVQMAGPSASFTWWGYDGEPDAFLTAYAYYADWHASKALELSLPPEHWQRVLEVYAKQAQNTPLLQRALILSFAKQMQLPVNTLLSGLIDDLVKAGEGNAASVMDDGAESLVMNDPDSALGLASARVLTASLARQAKVNLPPAFSRQVDAAQQQVAASAQPFAEALNLSLQAFDQAHAQALLQRLLPQQSTLERALALTWLQRSIEQASPTIALAPGEGWKKRYGDTGEMYWTWQGATPVPAVLSLTGTQERPLRAALSYQTKQPAIDPMAVTITRRLSRLVPGDEAFEFKLEAVGTKPLSSDSLYLDEVIITSKAAKPLRYGMLEVPLPPGADVERTTWGIKLMGKAGTEPTALEKARFEPGQMAYAVPVDALSGELRLRHLVRFSQKGQFSLPPVRFTQVYAPQHQAQEQKPAFGQVTVN, from the coding sequence ATGATCGGTGCCCGCATGCTGCGCATTTGTTCAAAACTGCCTCTTTTGCTTGCGTTGATTTTGCCTCTGTCGGCGGTCAACGCCGAAGACACCGTCGAGCCGAGCGGCTATACACCGGTGGCCGGTGAAAGTTTCTTCCTGCTGGCCGACAGCAGTTTCGCCAGCGACGAGCAGGCGATGGTGCGCCTCGAAGCGCCGGGCCGCGATTACCGCCGGTTCCGCATGGAGCCTTACGGCGGCGCGGACATTCGTGTGTACCGCATCGATAAACCGCTGGATTTCCTCAAGCGCCAGAAGAACCTGCATCGGGTGGTCAGCGACGGCCAGTTCAAGGGCGAAGGCCTGTCGAACACCCTCGCGTACCTGTGGGACAACTGGTACCGCAAATCCCGTCGGGTGATGCAGCGGGCGTTTTCCTACGAGTCACGTAAACAAGTCACCGAGGAAGTACCGGAGCTGAAGATGGGCACCGCCATCGCCGCGCCAACGCCGTACGACGCTCAGCCGCAGTTCGCGTTGATTCCGGGCCTGCCAGTGGTCAGCCAATTCCGTTATCCGCTGTGGCAAGCCAAACCGATCCAGCCGCCTGAAGGCGTGAACCTGGCCGGTTCTTCCAGCGAGTTCGTCAGTGTCTCGCCGGGCAACGTGTACATCCCGTTGGGCAACCTGAAACCGGGGCTGTATCTGGTGGAAGCGCTGATCGGCAAGTACCGCGCGACCACCATGGTCTTCGTCTCCAACACCGTGGCCGTGAGCAAGATTGCTGGCGATGAATTGCTGGTGTGGGCCGCGCGCAAACACGAAGGCAGTTCGGTGCCCAAGGTCAATGTGCTGTGGACCGACGGCCTGGGCGTGATGAGCAGCGGCGCTACTGACGCCGACGGATTACTGCGTCTGAAACACGTCAGCCCCGAGCGTTCGTTCGTGATCGGCGAGGACGAAGAGGGCGGGGTGTTCGTCTCCGAGAACTTCTATTACGACAGCGAAATCTACGACACCAAACTTTATGCGTTCACCGACCGGCCGCTGTATCGGCCGGGGGATTGGGTGTCGCTGAAAATCGTCGGCCGCGAGTTCAAGAATGCGCGGGATTCCGTGGCACCGACCGCTGCCGACGTCAATGTGACCGTGCTCGATGCCACCGGCACCGCGCTGCAATCGTTGGCGCTGAAGCTCGATTCCAAGGCTGGCACTCAGGGCCGTTTCCAGTTGCCGGACAACGCGGTGGCGGGTGGCTATGAGCTGCGTTTCAACTACAAGGATCAGGCCTACAGCAGTGCCTTCCGTGTCGCTGAATACATCAAGCCGCACTTCGAAATTTCCCTGAACCTGGCCAAGCAGGATTACCGCACCGGCGAACCGGTGAAGGGCAGTCTGGTGTTGTTGTACCCGGACGGCAAACCGGTGGCCAACGCCAAGGTAAGCCTGAGCCTGCGCGCCCAGCAACTGTCGATGGTCGACAACGAACTGCAATACCTCGGGCAATTCCCGGTGGAGCTGACCAGCGCCGAACTGACCACCGACGCCAAGGGCAACGCGAGCCTCGATTTGCCCGCCGCCGAGAAACCGAGCCGCTACATGCTCACCGTATTCGCCAGCGATGGCGCGGCGTATCGGGTCAAGACCACCAAGGAAATCCTCATCGACCGTGGCGCCGCCAGTTTCCGCCTGAGCGCGCCGCAGCGGTTCAGCGCGGTGGGCGGCAAGGTTGCATTCAGCTATGCCAACGAAGGTGGCAGCGAGCAGAGCAAAGCGGTCAACCCGAGCAGCTACAGCTGGGTACGGCTCGAAGATCAGACCTCTGGCGAAGGTAAACTCGCCGCCAAAGATAAAGGCTTTACCCTGACCTTCGACCGTCCGGGCACTTACAACCTGACGCTGAAAGATGATCACGGCCGCGTGCTTGGCGCGACCGGTCATTCGGTCACTGGCGACGGCGTCAAAGCCGTGCCCGGCACCGTGGAAATCGTCCTCGACAAACCTGAGTACAAGGCCGGCGACGAAGCCCTCGCGTTGATCACGTTCCCCGAGCCGGTCAGCGATGCGTTGCTGTCGCTCGAGCGCGACAAGGTCGAGGCCACGGCGCTGCTGTCCAAGGGCAGCGACTGGCTGAAGATGGAAAAACTCAGCGACACCCAATACCGCGCGCGTATCCCGGTGAAGGACAACTTCGCGCCGAACCTGACCTTCTCCGTGCTCTACACCAAGGGTGGCCAATACAGCTTCCAGAACGCCGGCATCAAGGTGATCGCGCCGCAGATCGACGTGGCCATCGCCACCGATAAAGAGGCGTATCAACCCGGCGATACTGTGTCCGTGGACCTCACCACTCAATTCGCCGGCAAGCCGATTCCGGCGCACCTGACGGTCAGCGTGGTCGACGAAATGATCTACGCGTTGCAACCGGAAGTCGCGCCGACCATCGACCAGTTCTTCTACCACCCGCGCCGCAACAACGTGCGCACTAGCGCCAGTTTGTCGTTTATCAGCTACGACGTGGCACTGCCGGGCAGCCCGGGCGCACCGGGCAAAGCCAACCGCAGCGAGCGTGGGGTGAAAGTGCTGGAGCGGCCGCGTCGTGAAGACGTCGACACCGCCGCGTGGCAGCCGGAATTGATCACCGACGCCAACGGCAAAACCCGTTTCACCTTCAAGATGCCGGACTCCTTGACCCGCTGGCGCATCACTGCCCGCGCCATCGCCGATGACGGCCAGGTCGGGCAGAAGAAGCAATTCGTGCGCTCGGAGAAACCGCTGTACCTGAAGTGGAGCGGCCCGACCAAGTTCCGCAATGGCGACAAACCGGATCTCGGTGTGTTCGCTTTCAGTCAGGCCGAGAAATCGGTCAAGGCTGAGCTGGTGATTCATTACGCGGGTGCCGAGCAACGTGTGCCGGTCACCCTGAACAACGGCGTCAACTACATCGCATTGCCGGCGTTCGCATTGACCAATGGCGGGTGGACCGCCGAGCTGGTGCAGGACGGCAAAACCGCTGACGCCTTGGCCGTGCGCCTGACCGCGACCGGTGAAGGTTGGCAGGTGACCCAAAGCCAAAGCCTGGATGTGGCCAGCGGTGATACGCCACTGACCTTGCCGGCGGACGCCAGCGACATCCGCCTGCGTCTGGATGACAGCCCGCAAGCGGTGTTCCGCTCGGCCCTCGATGATCTGCTGAGCTATCCATACGGCGGCGTCGAACAAACCGCCAGTCGTTTGCTGCCGTTGAGCATCGCTTATCCAACGCTGTCGTCGAATCCACAGATCCGCGACCGCTTGCGTTTGATCATGCAGAACAGCCGCCTGCGGCTGGTGCAAATGGCCGGCCCGTCGGCGAGCTTCACCTGGTGGGGCTATGACGGTGAGCCGGATGCGTTCCTCACCGCTTACGCCTATTACGCCGACTGGCACGCCAGCAAGGCGCTGGAACTGAGCCTGCCGCCGGAGCACTGGCAGCGGGTGCTGGAGGTGTACGCGAAACAGGCGCAGAACACGCCGCTGTTGCAGCGGGCGTTGATTCTGTCGTTTGCCAAACAGATGCAATTGCCGGTGAACACGTTGCTCAGCGGTTTGATCGACGACTTGGTGAAAGCCGGCGAAGGCAATGCGGCGAGCGTCATGGACGATGGCGCAGAGAGCCTGGTCATGAACGATCCGGATTCGGCATTGGGTCTGGCCAGTGCTCGGGTGCTGACCGCGTCTTTGGCGCGTCAGGCCAAAGTCAATCTGCCCCCGGCGTTCAGCCGTCAAGTGGATGCTGCGCAACAGCAAGTGGCTGCCAGCGCTCAACCGTTTGCCGAGGCCTTGAACCTGTCGCTGCAAGCTTTCGATCAAGCGCATGCACAAGCGTTGTTGCAACGCCTGTTGCCACAGCAATCGACCCTGGAGCGCGCCTTGGCGCTGACTTGGTTGCAACGCAGTATCGAGCAAGCCTCTCCGACCATCGCACTGGCACCGGGGGAAGGCTGGAAGAAACGCTACGGTGATACCGGTGAGATGTATTGGACGTGGCAGGGCGCTACGCCGGTGCCGGCGGTGTTGTCGCTGACCGGGACGCAAGAACGCCCGCTGCGTGCCGCGCTGAGCTACCAGACCAAACAACCGGCAATCGATCCGATGGCCGTGACCATCACCCGTCGCCTGTCGCGTCTGGTGCCGGGTGATGAAGCGTTCGAGTTCAAACTCGAAGCGGTCGGCACCAAGCCGTTGTCCAGCGACAGCCTGTACCTGGACGAAGTGATCATCACCAGTAAAGCGGCGAAACCGCTGCGCTACGGCATGCTCGAAGTGCCGCTGCCACCGGGTGCGGACGTCGAGCGCACCACGTGGGGCATCAAGCTGATGGGCAAGGCCGGCACCGAGCCGACCGCGTTGGAGAAGGCCCGTTTCGAACCGGGGCAAATGGCGTATGCGGTGCCAGTGGATGCGCTGAGCGGTGAGTTGCGCCTGCGTCATCTGGTGCGCTTCTCGCAAAAAGGCCAGTTCAGCCTGCCACCGGTGCGCTTCACGCAGGTCTACGCGCCACAGCATCAGGCTCAGGAACAGAAGCCGGCATTCGGTCAGGTCACGGTCAACTGA
- a CDS encoding exodeoxyribonuclease VII small subunit, translated as MARKKAALDFEQSLADLQTLVERLENGELSLEDSLTAFEQGIGLTRDCQAALAQAEQKVQVLLERDGELAEEPFDADQPE; from the coding sequence ATGGCCCGCAAAAAAGCTGCACTGGATTTCGAACAATCCCTCGCTGACCTGCAAACGCTGGTGGAGCGTCTGGAGAACGGCGAATTGTCGCTGGAAGACTCGCTGACCGCTTTCGAGCAGGGCATTGGTCTGACCCGCGATTGCCAGGCGGCGCTGGCCCAGGCCGAGCAAAAGGTTCAGGTGCTGCTCGAGCGTGATGGCGAGCTGGCCGAGGAACCCTTCGACGCGGATCAGCCAGAATGA
- a CDS encoding DUF2138 domain-containing protein translates to MSDNTIPPAASPAADAPAANTSRRWPALLVGLCLVAGVAGGLGWFLHKPKAPPAELASDKLGMSRPDGLLETHSLSQLPKDLLAVPFLKETLTEDFVFYYEAHADRLGLIGSLRRIIYEHDLKLQDSLIEQLFDQPADVALWRGADGRLKDFLLVMDRGGLAKVLEPLAKVALDDTQLSKLAEIKVAGDVVPLYQLTYNNSKALLFASHGDKLVVLSNPAKLYETGHGPVDDPGMVSTESLEALLGGQKLFPEAFGLPPRAPEVKQRLSVNSSVLAMGYQRFIPNFAGLRFDMDDKGWHSFLAMDELENQPDFDFKPIWQAMPMGASACVALPLAAEQQKPLLVKLGAEESVAQALTEHMAGAAGLCWYADSRLYTPLLVASLNDDDSAKLDGDLGNLFGSMVGAYEGNVADHAFPVVEKQEGQTHQWQRQVSSNFGPYKAKDAEQPDAITGKAFMRVSLARHGSTLLFSLDDKLVDKALGTLDKRFPPLADVLPKDLLMPIYFGPDSMAQLMQQETLDSLPQDMEPVFYNAAQTYLIPKLRTLGGYGKYALTLPKGSEPDGHWQWLPLEWKAL, encoded by the coding sequence ATGAGTGATAACACTATTCCACCAGCCGCTTCCCCGGCCGCCGACGCACCTGCTGCCAACACTTCCCGTCGCTGGCCGGCGCTGCTGGTCGGGCTGTGCCTGGTGGCTGGCGTGGCGGGCGGGTTAGGGTGGTTCCTGCACAAACCCAAGGCGCCGCCCGCTGAGTTGGCCAGTGACAAACTGGGCATGAGCCGGCCGGACGGTCTGCTCGAAACCCATTCCCTGAGCCAGCTGCCCAAGGATTTGCTGGCGGTGCCGTTTCTCAAGGAAACCCTGACCGAAGATTTCGTCTTCTATTACGAAGCCCACGCCGATCGCCTCGGTTTGATTGGTAGTCTGCGGCGGATCATTTACGAGCATGACCTGAAGTTGCAGGACAGCCTGATCGAGCAGCTGTTCGATCAACCGGCGGATGTGGCGCTGTGGCGCGGGGCGGATGGACGTCTCAAGGATTTCCTGTTGGTGATGGATCGCGGCGGGCTGGCCAAGGTACTGGAGCCGCTGGCGAAAGTGGCGCTGGATGATACGCAGCTGAGCAAGCTGGCTGAAATCAAAGTCGCCGGCGATGTGGTGCCGCTTTATCAACTCACCTACAACAACAGCAAAGCGCTGCTGTTCGCCTCTCATGGCGACAAACTGGTGGTGCTGTCCAACCCGGCCAAGCTTTATGAAACCGGCCACGGTCCAGTCGACGACCCCGGCATGGTATCGACCGAATCGCTGGAAGCACTACTCGGCGGCCAGAAACTCTTCCCCGAAGCCTTCGGCCTGCCACCGCGCGCGCCCGAGGTAAAACAACGCCTCTCGGTCAATTCCAGCGTTCTGGCCATGGGCTACCAGCGCTTCATCCCGAACTTCGCCGGCCTGCGTTTCGACATGGACGACAAGGGCTGGCACAGCTTCCTGGCCATGGACGAACTGGAAAACCAGCCAGACTTCGACTTCAAACCGATCTGGCAAGCCATGCCGATGGGCGCCAGCGCCTGCGTGGCCTTGCCACTGGCCGCCGAACAACAGAAGCCGCTGCTGGTGAAACTCGGTGCCGAAGAGTCCGTGGCCCAGGCCCTGACTGAACACATGGCCGGTGCTGCCGGCCTGTGCTGGTATGCCGACTCGCGGTTGTACACGCCGCTGCTGGTGGCCAGCCTGAATGATGATGACAGCGCCAAACTCGACGGCGACCTGGGCAACCTGTTCGGCTCGATGGTGGGTGCTTACGAAGGCAACGTTGCCGATCACGCCTTCCCGGTGGTCGAAAAACAGGAAGGCCAGACCCATCAGTGGCAGCGCCAGGTCAGCTCCAACTTCGGTCCCTATAAGGCCAAGGATGCCGAGCAGCCCGACGCGATCACCGGCAAAGCCTTTATGCGCGTAAGTCTCGCGCGCCACGGTTCGACCCTGCTGTTCTCCCTCGACGACAAACTGGTCGACAAAGCCCTCGGCACCCTCGACAAACGCTTCCCGCCGCTGGCTGACGTGCTGCCAAAAGACCTGTTGATGCCGATCTATTTCGGCCCGGACTCCATGGCGCAGCTGATGCAGCAGGAAACCCTCGACAGCCTGCCGCAGGACATGGAACCGGTGTTCTACAACGCCGCGCAAACCTACCTGATCCCGAAACTGCGCACCCTCGGCGGCTATGGCAAATATGCCCTGACCTTGCCCAAAGGCAGCGAGCCCGACGGCCACTGGCAGTGGCTGCCGCTGGAATGGAAAGCCTTGTGA
- the dxs gene encoding 1-deoxy-D-xylulose-5-phosphate synthase: protein MPTTFHEIPRKRPTTPLLDRANTPDGLRRLGEAELETLADELRLELLYTVGQTGGHFGAGLGVIELTIALHYVFDTPDDRLVWDVGHQAYPHKILTGRRERMSTLRQKDGIAAFPRRSESEYDTFGVGHSSTSISAALGMAIAARLQHSDRKAIAVIGDGALTAGMAFEALNHAPEVDANMLVILNDNDMSISRNVGGLSNYLAKILSSRTYASMREGSKKVLSRLPGAWEIARRTEEYAKGMLVPGTLFEELGWNYIGPIDGHDLPTLIATLRNMRDLKGPQFLHVVTKKGKGFAPAEVDPIGYHAITKLEPLDAPAAAPKKAGGPKYSGVFGEWLCDMAAVDPRLVGITPAMKEGSDLVAFSERFPLRYFDVAIAEQHAVTLAAGMACEGAKPVVAIYSTFLQRGYDQLIHDVAVQNLDVLFAIDRAGLVGEDGPTHAGSFDLSFLRCIPGMLVMTPSDENELRKMLSTGHLYNGPAAVRYPRGTGPNAPIEKDLEPIEIGKGVIRRQGSKVALLVFGVQLAEALKVAEKLDATVVDMRFVKPLDEALVREIAGSHELLVTIEENAIMGGAGGAVSEFLARENILKSMLHLGLPDAYVEHAKPAQMLAECGLDEAGIEEAVRQRLQLLNI, encoded by the coding sequence ATGCCCACGACGTTTCATGAGATTCCCCGCAAGCGCCCGACCACGCCCCTGCTCGACCGTGCCAACACGCCGGACGGCCTGCGCCGGTTAGGCGAAGCAGAGCTGGAAACCCTGGCCGATGAGTTGCGCCTGGAATTGCTCTACACGGTCGGTCAGACCGGCGGGCATTTCGGTGCCGGCCTGGGCGTGATCGAGCTGACCATCGCGTTGCATTACGTCTTCGACACCCCGGACGACCGGCTGGTGTGGGACGTGGGTCATCAGGCCTACCCGCACAAGATCCTCACCGGCCGTCGCGAGCGCATGAGCACCCTGCGCCAGAAGGACGGCATTGCCGCCTTCCCGCGTCGTTCAGAGAGCGAGTACGACACCTTTGGCGTCGGCCATTCCAGCACGTCGATCAGCGCAGCGCTGGGCATGGCGATTGCTGCCCGCCTGCAACACAGTGATCGCAAGGCGATCGCGGTGATCGGCGACGGCGCACTGACCGCCGGCATGGCTTTCGAGGCGCTGAACCACGCGCCGGAAGTGGACGCCAACATGCTGGTAATCCTCAACGACAACGACATGTCGATCTCGCGCAACGTCGGCGGGCTGTCGAACTATCTGGCGAAGATCCTTTCCAGCCGCACTTACGCCAGCATGCGCGAAGGCAGCAAAAAGGTCCTGTCGCGTCTGCCCGGCGCCTGGGAAATCGCCCGGCGCACCGAAGAGTACGCCAAAGGCATGCTGGTCCCCGGCACCCTGTTCGAAGAGCTGGGCTGGAACTACATCGGCCCGATCGACGGCCATGACCTGCCGACCCTGATCGCCACCCTGCGCAACATGCGCGATCTGAAAGGCCCGCAGTTCCTGCATGTGGTCACCAAAAAAGGCAAAGGCTTCGCCCCGGCGGAAGTCGACCCGATCGGTTACCACGCCATCACCAAACTCGAACCGCTGGACGCTCCGGCCGCCGCGCCGAAGAAAGCCGGCGGGCCGAAGTATTCCGGAGTATTCGGTGAGTGGCTGTGCGACATGGCCGCTGTCGACCCGCGACTGGTCGGAATCACCCCGGCCATGAAGGAAGGCTCCGATCTGGTGGCCTTCAGCGAGCGTTTCCCACTGCGCTATTTCGACGTAGCGATCGCCGAGCAACACGCCGTGACCCTCGCTGCCGGCATGGCCTGCGAAGGTGCGAAACCGGTGGTGGCGATCTATTCGACCTTCCTGCAGCGCGGTTACGACCAACTCATCCATGACGTCGCGGTGCAAAACCTCGACGTACTGTTCGCCATCGACCGCGCAGGCCTGGTGGGCGAAGACGGCCCGACGCACGCGGGCAGCTTCGATTTGTCGTTCCTGCGTTGCATCCCCGGCATGCTGGTAATGACCCCGAGCGACGAGAACGAACTGCGCAAAATGCTCAGCACCGGCCACCTGTACAACGGCCCGGCGGCCGTGCGCTACCCGCGAGGCACCGGCCCGAATGCGCCGATAGAGAAAGACCTCGAACCGATTGAAATCGGCAAGGGTGTGATTCGTCGCCAGGGCAGCAAAGTCGCCCTGCTGGTGTTCGGCGTGCAACTGGCCGAGGCGCTGAAAGTCGCCGAGAAGCTGGATGCGACGGTGGTCGACATGCGTTTCGTCAAACCGCTCGACGAAGCACTGGTTCGCGAAATCGCCGGCAGCCACGAGTTGCTGGTGACCATCGAAGAGAATGCGATCATGGGCGGCGCCGGTGGCGCGGTCAGCGAGTTCCTCGCCCGCGAAAACATCCTCAAGTCGATGCTGCACCTGGGCCTGCCAGACGCCTATGTGGAGCACGCCAAGCCTGCGCAAATGCTGGCCGAATGCGGGCTGGACGAAGCCGGGATCGAAGAAGCGGTGCGTCAGCGTCTGCAACTGCTGAACATCTGA